One Cardiocondyla obscurior isolate alpha-2009 linkage group LG02, Cobs3.1, whole genome shotgun sequence genomic window, GGATATCGAAAAGTACATCCAGAAATGCGAAAACTGCCAAAGGAACAAATTaagccgaaaaacgaaaatgccgctAATTATAACGGACACGCCAGGGAAACCCTTCGAGAAATGCGCCCTGGACATCGTGGGACCGCTACCGATAACGACCGCCGGAAATAAATACGTGCTGACATTTCAAGATCTCCTAACTAAGTTCAGCAAGGCTATCGCGTTACCGAACCAAGAAGCGGCTACCGTGGCCAAGGCGTTCGCGACAAAGATAATTCTCGAGCACGGGATACCCGAGAATATTCTCACGGACCAAGGGACCAACTTCCTAAgcgaaatttttaaacaaacctgcaaacttttgaaaataaataagattcaAACCACCGCATACCACCCTGAAACGAACGGCGCACTAGAGAGATCTCATAGGACCCTAGCGGAATACCTGCGACATTATCTGAATGAAGAACAAACCGACTGGGATGAGTGGTTACCCTATGCGATGTTCACTTATAATACCACGCCCCACACATCCACGGGATTTACCCCATTCGAACTCGTGTACGGGCACCAGGCAATGCTACCGACGGCACTGACCACGGTGCCCAAACCAACATACTCCTACGAAAATTACGCGCAGgaattacgcgaacgattGCGCGCGGCTAACCAGATAGCCAGGGAAAATGCAAGAttaaaaaaggagaaaacaaaaaatacgttcgatcagaaaataaatccgcGCGCATTCAAGGTAGGCGACACAGTGTTACTGCACGACGAAACGGTACGAAGGAGGCGATCGAAAAAATTAGACGCTAAATGGATAGGACCATATGTAATAATAGAACGAAACGGCGacgttaattatacaatacgAAAGGGCCGAAAAACAACGCGAGTACACGCGAACCGACTAAAAGCCTTTATAGACCATTAATAACACGAAGAAAGATCACGCGCAGCGAGGCGGACAGGGAAAAATAAGCAATAGGGATAAGGAATAAACAGCAGGGGGACCAGTGGCAGAGGCAATCGACACCAGTCTCAGGAACCAAAGAGGCTGGGTTCAAGCCAAAGgacggacagaagcgaaaAGAAATACGTGAATACTACTCACGGTTGCTGAGAGTCCATACGACCCGGCCAGTCGACGACGCCCGGATCCGGAGATCCACGTCGTACCGCCGCTCCCAGACGGAGATTAGCCGGAAGTCATCCCTTGGCGGCGGGGGCGGTGACGGCGTCCTAAGGGTGCAGCACGGCTCGCACATCCGAGGCTCGAAGTAGCCGCTGCACCTCACACAAAGATGATACCGCGCCCGGTCCAGGAGATGATCCTGACACAGGACAATATACCCGGGCGCATGGCACCGGAAACACCGTTCCCCCGATGCCAAGGAAGCCTCTCTTGGGAAATCCACTGGAAACAAAGAAATCACAAATAAACACCCCGTAGTTATAAGTACACTAAGTAGTCGTAGGGAAAGTAAATGTAAGGCgataaaaccaaaaaaaaaaaaaaaaatttttatataaattttttttttttttttaagaggaaACGGAATCACAGTATTCttacttttctttctaatataggaaaaaagagaaaacactCTGCGAATTGCTTCGTACCCGTCGGCGACAGAGAACAGACTGACGGGACgagcataaaaaattcatggGATAGATTAAGGCGACACCGTAATATTACacgaataaaatagaatatatgcaCTCACCTCAGCGATAGAGTCCTTTTCGCCTACACAGTAGCGAAACCTCAGACACGTGGGGACACTTCGCgcactcaaaaaaaaaaaaaaaaaagccaacgCGGCATCGCGttgaaataaaactgaaagataatttacctTTCAGAATTATTCTCGCTGCAACACACGGTTCAAATGGTGGTACGGGGGGTGAGCAGTCACCGCCGTACAAAATCACCAAATTCGAGAACGAACCCGGGCTATACTTCGAGGGCCAGGGACAACTTCAGGTAACCGAATCCGTGtggaaattcgtaataatcaCCGACACAGAAGCCATCGAAGCACGATACAAAAACTTACAAAGCTATGTCACTAAAGCAGAAGAATTATGCGAAAATTTCTACAAGTCAAAAGAAGATCAGATAGGCGCAAAGTGTAAGGAGATACTATATACAGCAGCAGCGGAAAACGATAAGCTAACAGTCGCGTTGAACCGGCTACGAATTATATACGGGGTGCCGGTACAAAAAAAGGGATTAATAGATATTATAGGGAAGGTAGGAAAATCGTTGTTCGGATTGATGGACGCGGATGACGAAGAACAAATAACAGAAcaacttaaaattatacactCGCGGCAAGAAGCGCTACAACATGTCGCAAAGacgcagataaaaattttaaacacaaCCATAGGTCACATAAAATTGATGGAGGATAAAGTAGAACACCATATACAGATTTTAGCAAACGCGACAAGCAATATCAGCTGGAGGCTGGACCAGCTGACGCGAAGATTGTATGCGATAGACTATTTGTCAGTATTAGaggcattaataaaaactatgATAAACAACGTATACGATGTCACCGACTTCCTAACTCACGCAAAAGCGGACATTATAAACTTACGCATACTACCCTTAGAAAGactaataatagaattaagagAAGCCTCGGGGCATTTAAAAGGGGGAAATCACTTCCCATTCAGGGTAAACGAACAAAGCTGGAACGACATACAAAAATACGCGGAAATTAgcgcatattataaaaagaacgcGATAGTAACTATTATCAAATTCCCCATCGTCAAATATGAGTCATATGAGGTAATGAGAGTCTCGCCAATACCCGTcctagagaaagaaaatagatttaagGTTGTAAACGTAAACAACGAGGTAATCGCGTTTGACCGAGATAACGCGAATTATATCCTACTAACCGCGGACGAGCTAAAGAAATGCAGGCGTGGGAACAAAAACTACATATGCACGCAGAATCACCCGGTTTATCGCGTTAAGGCGAATGCCCCGTGTGAGATACAGGCGCTCACGAGACCCGAGCAGCAACCGACGCAATGTGATATACGACAGCCTACGTCGCGTGCCACGTTTTGGATGACACTAAACGAGCCGCAGGCTTGGTTATTTTCGACCATAAACACACAGGAGATACACATGCAATGCAAAAACTACCCGAGCAAAATACTACTGATCGAGCGGACGGGAAAATTGAATGTGTACGGAGAATGCAAAATCACCACGACCGACATGACGATACGCACAACAACAGCTTCTAACGAGACAGACATAATTACCCACTTACCTCTATACAACCTAAGCCTTACACTCGCGAATGCCTTACCGGAAGGAACGAACTTAAAAGAGATACAACGCGAGACATTTATAAGAAACCCGGTAGAGTTAGATAAGTTAAGCGGCGAGCTCAGTGAGCTGGACAACACCGTGAGTCAGCCCGGAGGTATCACCTCACACGAAATAATCGTGTACACTGCGAGCGCCAGTACCATCGTAAGTGTGATAGCTATAATTGcggtaattgtaatattaggtATAAGAAGATATCACAAGAATAAAAAGCCCCCTCCGTCTCCTCGCATGTTGAAACCAACCACGGCGCCCGCGCCCGCGTCCgtgtaaaaaataagtttaaagcGATAAGCGAAAcaagaaaattagattaagCAAATGACTAATGTAATGGCTTCTGTAAACAGCGATAAGAAGAAAATGGCCCTAATAAAGCTCTAgcccttttcttctccccagggggggagggatgttgtaacccgaccctggcaacagcaaggccgCGCACGCGAAGGTgcaggccgggttaacaaccagcgtcgatcggatcttccgatcgcggaattcgctgaccgatcgacgccttgcacttttcgcataggcaatgaccgaacgcggtcactgtcctatgCGCCCGAaatccgcggactgttgcttttccgctttagcaacagtcgcgtataaaacccgcggccgcCGAACGCCCGCGGGTCATTCTAACTAATAACTACTACACcggggtaacgctgcccgaagtCTGAGCAAACAAACAGAGGGAAATAAAGAACATCTACGTAAAAAAGGagtttacaatttatttggTCCTCGCGGATATACAAAAGAaccgggaggacggaccccttgcaccgtccTGGTGCAACAAGAATCATTTTTGAATCGCAAccaaaaatttctaaatttatttgttattctACATACCCAGATAGCCAAGTGAATAATATCACGTTTATAGGTGAAGCTTGACAGCAATGTTTGTTACAATTTTCACAACAATTGTTTGTCAAGTATTTGTCTTACTTTgtcatgtaaaaaaatttcgagcAAATTTgtgacaaaatttttatattatatgatgCTGTAAATGACACAAAAAGACttattcgtaaattttatGCATAGAAAAGTACATAATGATGCTATTAACGTTGTAATGTAAACTTTACGTCAATAGCAGTGAAAATTTGTTATACACAGTACATTAACAAATTTGAAATAGAAATAAGACAAATTTTACTATATACGGTAAGATAGCAAATTTATGGAAAGAACAGAATAAGATTTTCTGTAACATTACAAGACTCAATATGTTCACGCAAATGACAGAAAATTTTGACGTGCACTGCATATACAGCAAAATTGTGGCAAGAACAGGGCAATTTATGCCACGTACGGCAGAATAACGTAGCAAAAATCTTATCGTAATACATTATCGTAATCGATCCGATAATGTAAGCTTGAATCTACATTCTTTATTAGATACAGGAAGTGCCATAAGTTTAATGAAAGTAAAATTCATACCTCCAGTTATGTTAAAAGATATGCAAAGCGTAAAAGCGAATTTATGTGGTATTAATTGTAGGCCTGCGCCTATGTACGGACCCGCGCTTGGTCCTGCGCTTGAGCGTCTCTGCGCGGTTTTCCTCACACGCATTGCATAAGACATGCGAACGATATGCTCTCTCCTCTAACGCCTGAGATATTTCTCAAGCGGTTCTCCATTCAGTTATTCTTGCTCTTGCGAGTCTCACGAGAGGAACTCACACGTGGTAGAAAGATTATTTATCGGCAAGCGGTATAAGTATTCTAAGGCTTTCGATTCTAGCCAAGCCAACTAGTAATTaagttgattaattaaagtgtcagttaaaataattaagactTTTATTTGGCCCGCTAAATACGACTCAACCAGCATCTCGTTGGACGATCCACCGGGGCCAGAGGATCGTCCCCACAGTGGTGACCCCGACGTGATACTTCTTGGTTGTCGaagaaagtttttaataaaacgctgCCGATTGATCAACTCCTGGTGTGGAAATCTTTTTCGCTGTCCAGCATGCAGTTTCTGCGGACAGACAATTCTTTACCGCTGGGCAAGCAGTTCTTGCTGCAGCCGTTTCTCGCTGCCGCCATACGGACAAATCCTCTCCATCTTGGTGACTCCTGGCCATCGTCAATCGAGTGCAACGACTCTCGCCGAGCTTGCCATTCAAATCTAACGGGCGCATAAGTTCGGCATCTGACTTCTGAAAGCCAGCGCCTGGCCCGTGAAATTGCACGGGATTTCGAGACGATTTTTGTTTCCTGCCTCCGTCGTGCAAGCTACACTAACACGACACCCGATTGTGGATCGTAAGTGTTGCATGGGCACCTCACCCTGGACGCAGCCTCGCCCTGTTCTTGCTGTTCTTGCTTCTCCTGCTGTGCCGCTGGTACCTGCTTTTCCTGCTTTTGGAATCATCGATGCCGCGAAGGTATATATTGCGTGAAGCCACCGACACCGGCGCCCTCATCGAGACCATTGCAGCCGCATCTCACCCCTGCGAGATCATCGTCATCGCATCGCCCTTCCCTCCCTGTGCCAATGCAAGTGCGTGCGTTCCCAAattgcgtaatttttttctcgtgccGATCACGAGCATAATTAGCGAGTTAATTTTTAGCGCGCGTCGTGTTCAAAAGCATAAGTTTTTCAGCGTTAATTTTTCCACTCTCAAAACGTGAATTTTTTCGCTGCATTCTCGCTGTATAAAAAACGGTTGGTTCtttcagtataaaaaaaacggtTGGTTCTTTCACGCGTTCTTGTGGCGTAGCAACCAacgttcatttttttcttttgtcgcgCTAGCGCACAGCGACATTCGTTTGTTCAATCTCTCTCGTTCTTGCCGCGACGTTTCGCAAGtttctttatttcgcgcgCAAGTGCCAACCGTCGTTGAAACTTTCCGcgtatgttttttatttttctgggCCACAAAACAATTTTGCCCTCAGCGACCGTCCTCgttggatattttatttttaaatgtagatTCCGTGCGATATTTCTAGTTATTTGCGACAAACTCTATTGCGTGCGTTTTATTCCTACTTTCAGCGGCGTGTTGCACCGGGAAGGTGCtgtggggtccgttctccggaTAGTGTAACGGGATGTCgttgaataaatatatctcgTTTAAGTTGCTGTAGTCGTTTATTTTCCCTTTGATGAATTACAGCTTTCGAAGCCGCGCGTGTCTCTATTACAAATTCTTAattgcgactgcccgtccgggccgcggctgcccttATATATCTCCTGCTGTTGCTATGTcaaaattcatagcaatcagcagaatcgcgggtggcaaccgcgactgtcctcggacttcgcgtcccggtcggaaatgccgggttaccttgatcggcggtattctgccgatcaagctaaacggttgcgcgcgtgcgacattccggcgttattcctgagcctctgttgctaagggctcgggatataacaggCGTATATTTAAGACTGCGTtctctattatttaattgcggcGTACTTCAGGTTACGCTACGATGGCGCAAAATGCTAGTAGCAATAATCAAGCGACTTCATCCGGTTCCCCAGCGCATGCGCAACACGTTGAGGCTTTCTACCGAGTTCCAAAAATGCCtgcattttataaaactgatCCTGCTCTTTGGTTTATCCAAGTCGAAGCTTCACTTGGAAACGCGGGCATTAAAAGCCAAATTACTATGGCGGACACCGTAGTCGCTCACCTCGACATCGAGGCCGTTGCTTTAATCAACGATTTGGTTGAAAGCCCCGATCCGGTTAAACAGtacgaattaataaaagagcGAATTGTTTCCACGTTTGCGGTATCCTTTGCGGCTAAATTGCGCCAGTTACTAAAAGGGCAAGTTACCCTCGAAGGGAAGCCATCTCAAATCCTTGCGAGAATGCGTAATCTGTGTGGATCGTTTTGTGGCGATTCTGTATTGCGTTCGATAT contains:
- the LOC139109586 gene encoding uncharacterized protein, which produces MAQNASSNNQATSSGSPAHAQHVEAFYRVPKMPAFYKTDPALWFIQVEASLGNAGIKSQITMADTVVAHLDIEAVALINDLVESPDPVKQYELIKERIVSTFAVSFAAKLRQLLKGQVTLEGKPSQILARMRNLCGSFCGDSVLRSIFLESLPKPCRAVLVTSKTDNLQDLAQLADTIMDAYGLTPQHSVASLTKVCPSECANINKIAPSSPSSSIKSTLELLLKQLQRLATQDRTRNRYRKGSNNFSRSRSRSRSRPAGGICWIYKKNGVKAIYCVKPCSWKQIADNSSN